The window AGATCTGGGGGAAGGCCTTCTGGGGCGGCCCGCCGGAGGCGGCCGGAGGCAATGCGACGACGGAAGAAGTCCGGCTCCCTCTCGCGGCACGGCTTTCGCTCTACCTGCCGATGACCGCCCTGACCCTGCTCACGGTCATCATCGGTCTGCTGGCTCAACCGGTCTTCGAGATCTCCCTGCAGGCCGCCCAGCAGCTGCTCGACCCGGATATTTACATCCACGCCGTTCTCGGAGGAAAGAAATGAACCGGTTCTGGGGAATCATTTTTCTGCCGCTCGTCTGGATGACGTTGACCGGCGATTTTTCCGGTGGAAACTTCATCCTCGGCCTGCTGCTCAGCTCCCTGGCACTATGGGTGGCCCATCCGGTAGGGGAGGGGGTTCCCCTGATCCATTATGTCCGCAAGGGGCGCCGCTGGTTCGCTTTCAGCCTTTTCTTTCTCCGGGAACTGATCTGGGCGAGCCTGCGGATCACCTGGGATATTTTGACCCCAAGGCACCGGATGCGTCCCGCCATCCTGGCGATCCCCCTGGACGTCAAGACCGATCTCGAAATCACCACCCTCGCCAACCTGATTACCCTGACGCCCGGGACTCTGAGCCTGGACGTTTCGAGCGACCGGAAAGTGCTCTACATCCACGCCGTGTACGTCCACGACGTGGCAGCGTTCAAAAAATACATCAAGGACCGCCTCGAACGGCGGGTCCGGGAGGTGTTGCGATGATCCTGCAGGCGACGGTTCACTACCTGGTTTTCCCTATGCTGACCGGAGCGCTGGTCCTGGCTTTCATCCGCCTGCTGCGCGGCCCGACCACGGCGGACCGGATCGTCGCCTTCGACCTGATCGCCGCCGCCTCGGTGGGGATCATCGTGGTTACCGCCATCGTCACCGAACAGGCTGTGCTGCTCGACGCGGCCAGTATCTGGGCGGTGATCGCCTTTGTCAGTGTCATCGCCTTTGCCGATTACATCGAGCGCCGGGGGGGGGTATGAGCGAGATCGTCGTTGCCGCCCTGCTGGTTTTCGGCGCCGCCTTCATTCTGGTTGCGGCGATCGGCCTGGTGCGCATGCCTGACATCTTCCTGCGCATGTCCTGCAACGCCAAGGCCTCCACTCTCGGCATCGGTCTGCTGCTGCTCGGCCTGGCAGTTCATTTCGGTGAGATGGATGTGAGCGGCCGCGCCCTGGCCACCATCGGCTTCATTGTCCTGACCACTCCCATCGCCTCCCACCGCATCGGCCGGGTGGCCTATCTCGACGGGACGCCCCTGTGGGAGGGAACGATCGCCGACGAGATGCGCGGAAAATATGCGTCCGGCGAGGTAATGGCGGAGCGGAAGAAAGAGTAGCTTGGGCGACGGCCGGTGGCGAAAACTCTCGGCCTGCCGCGGGTTCCCCGCTGGCGCCTGTCGGCGCGCATCCATCATCGCTCGGGGGTCTTCGGACTCTTCGACGGAGTCCGCGGGGGCTCCAATTTCATGGGTCTGGGCGTGACATATCGGTTTTGATCTGGCATACATTAAAGAGTCTTTCTTCTTTCGGAAAGCAGGAATCGCATGACGTTATCACCGTTGCCTGCAGAGGACTTGCGGGCTCTGCGAGAAGAACTGGGCGATCGTGACGCCCTCAGCATCGCCGACGACCTGGGCCGCCTTGAGCCGGCGGAACGGGCCAAGGTCTTCCGCCTGCTGACAAAGCAAAAAGCCTTGGCCGTCTTCCAGTTGCTGGACACCGCCCACCAGGAGGAGTTGGTGAGCGGGCTGCGGGACGAGCAGGTACTGCGGCTGGTCCAGGAGCTGGATCCGGACGACCGGGCGCGGCTCTTCGACGAAATGCCCGCCGCCGTGGTGCGCCGTCTGCTTGCTGGCCTGAGCCCCCGCGAGCGGCGCCTGACCTCGATGCTGCTGGGTTTTCCGGAGGAGTCGGCCGGACGGATCATGAGCCCCAAGTTCGTCCGGCTGGTTCCGGAGATGACTGTGACCGAGGCCCTGGAAAGGGTACGCCGGCGGGGAAGGGATGCAGAGACGATCTATGCCCTGCCGGTCACCGACGAGGAACTTCGGCTGGTGGGGGCCGTGGAACTGCGGGACCTGCTTCTGGCCGAACCGGAGACCCGGGTAAGGGAGATCATGAACCCCGAGGTCCGCGCCGTGCGGGTGGACGAGGACCAGGAAAAAGTGGCGCGGCTGATCCAGGCGGCGGACCTGCTGGCGCTGCCGGTGGTCGACATGGAAAACCGGTTGGTGGGGGTGGTCACCGTAGACGACGCCATGGACGTGCTTGGAGCCGAGGAAGAAGAGGACCTGGCCCGCACCGGCGCCTCCGAGCCCCTGGGACGCCCCTATTTTTCCGCCTCCATCTTCCGGCTGGCGCGCAGCCGGGCCACCTGGCTCCTCCTCCTGGCGGTGGCCGCCATCCTCACCGTCAACGTCCTCAGCGCTTTCGAGCACACCCTGGAATCGGTGGTCACCCTGACCCTGTTCATCCCCCTGCTGATCGGCACGGGTGGAAACGCCGGCGCCCAGTCGGCGACGACCATCGTGCGCAGCATGGCCATGGATGACATCCGCCCCGGAGACATCATGCGGGTGGTCCTGCGGGAGGGCCGGGTGGGACTGCTGCTGGGGACCATGCTGGGCGGACTGAGCTTTATACCGGTGTGGCTATTCACCGGCCGCTCTCTGGCACTGGTCATCTCCCTCACTCTGATCACGGTCTGCACCCTGGCCTCCCTGGTCGGCTCCCTGATGCCCCTGCTCGCCCGGCAGATCGGGGTGGACCCGGCCGTGGTCAGCGCCCCATTCGTGACCACCATCGTCGATGCCAGCGGTCTGCTGGTTTATTTCCTGATCGCCCGGGCGGTCCTGGGAATCTGACAGATCGGCAACCCGGCGAAAAATAGGATCTCTATGCCCGGTCCAGACTCTGACCATTCCGAAACCGCCTGGCACGCCCTGTCCGGGGAAGAAACCCTGGCGCGGCTCGACGCCCGGGAGGCAGGACTGACCCCCGAAGAGGCCGGCCGTCGACTCGCCGAATTCGGCCCCAACCGTCTGCCGCCTCCCACGCGGAATGGCCCCCTGCTGCGTTTTCTCCTCCAGTTCCACAACGTCCTCATCTACGTCCTTCTGGTCGCCGCCGTCGTGACCGCCTTTCTCGGGCACTGGGTCGATTTCGCGGTCATCCTGGGGGTGGTGGTGCTCAACGCTCTGATCAGCTTCATCCAGGAGGGGAAAGCGGAGAAGGCCCTGGAGTCGATCCGCCGCATGCTTTCGCTGCACGCCACCGTACTGCGCGGCGGCCATCGCCGGCAGGTGGGGGCGGAAGATCTGGTCCCCGGC is drawn from Desulfuromonas sp. TF and contains these coding sequences:
- the mgtE gene encoding magnesium transporter is translated as MTLSPLPAEDLRALREELGDRDALSIADDLGRLEPAERAKVFRLLTKQKALAVFQLLDTAHQEELVSGLRDEQVLRLVQELDPDDRARLFDEMPAAVVRRLLAGLSPRERRLTSMLLGFPEESAGRIMSPKFVRLVPEMTVTEALERVRRRGRDAETIYALPVTDEELRLVGAVELRDLLLAEPETRVREIMNPEVRAVRVDEDQEKVARLIQAADLLALPVVDMENRLVGVVTVDDAMDVLGAEEEEDLARTGASEPLGRPYFSASIFRLARSRATWLLLLAVAAILTVNVLSAFEHTLESVVTLTLFIPLLIGTGGNAGAQSATTIVRSMAMDDIRPGDIMRVVLREGRVGLLLGTMLGGLSFIPVWLFTGRSLALVISLTLITVCTLASLVGSLMPLLARQIGVDPAVVSAPFVTTIVDASGLLVYFLIARAVLGI
- a CDS encoding monovalent cation/H+ antiporter complex subunit F yields the protein MILQATVHYLVFPMLTGALVLAFIRLLRGPTTADRIVAFDLIAAASVGIIVVTAIVTEQAVLLDAASIWAVIAFVSVIAFADYIERRGGV
- the mnhG gene encoding monovalent cation/H(+) antiporter subunit G, whose product is MSEIVVAALLVFGAAFILVAAIGLVRMPDIFLRMSCNAKASTLGIGLLLLGLAVHFGEMDVSGRALATIGFIVLTTPIASHRIGRVAYLDGTPLWEGTIADEMRGKYASGEVMAERKKE
- a CDS encoding Na+/H+ antiporter subunit E, which produces MNRFWGIIFLPLVWMTLTGDFSGGNFILGLLLSSLALWVAHPVGEGVPLIHYVRKGRRWFAFSLFFLRELIWASLRITWDILTPRHRMRPAILAIPLDVKTDLEITTLANLITLTPGTLSLDVSSDRKVLYIHAVYVHDVAAFKKYIKDRLERRVREVLR